Proteins from a single region of Amyelois transitella isolate CPQ chromosome 31, ilAmyTran1.1, whole genome shotgun sequence:
- the LOC106135368 gene encoding dihydrolipoyllysine-residue succinyltransferase component of 2-oxoglutarate dehydrogenase complex, mitochondrial, with translation MLRRCSKHLQTIYRRQGQSLRCRSTQVPKICAHPGQVLKQSPRVLTAHNQVATFHFTSTLYEEQDVMTPSFPDSVSEGDVKLDKKVGDSVAADEVVLEIETDKTAIPVMAPGHGVIKEIYVKDGDTVKAGQKLFRLDVTGEAPKTTEAPKSEPEPPKAAAPPPPPPPAETKAPPPPPPQTSAPPPPPPPKPSTPPPAAPISSIPVAAIRHAQSIETATVKVPPPDYSKEIAGTRTEQRVKMNRMRQRIAQRLKDAQNTNAMLTTFNEIDMSNIMAFRKKFLDAFTKKHGVKLGLMSPFVKAAANALVDQPVVNAVIQENEIIYRDYVDISVAVATPKGLVVPVIRNVQDMTYADIELTVAGLAEKAKAGKLTIEEMDGGTFTISNGGVFGSLMGTPIINPPQSAILGMHGIFERPIALNGQVVIRPMMYIALTYDHRLIDGREAVMFLRKIKEGVEEPATIIAGL, from the coding sequence ATGCTACGACGTTGCTCGAAGCATTTACAGACCATATACCGGAGACAGGGGCAGAGTCTCCGGTGCCGGTCGACCCAAGTGCCCAAGATCTGCGCTCACCCCGGGCAGGTCCTCAAACAGTCGCCGCGCGTCCTCACTGCCCACAATCAGGTCGCCACCTTCCACTTCACCAGCACCCTGTACGAGGAACAGGATGTCATGACCCCAAGCTTCCCGGACTCAGTCTCCGAAGGAGACGTGAAGCTTGACAAAAAAGTCGGTGACAGCGTCGCCGCTGACGAGGTCGTCCTCGAAATCGAGACCGACAAAACCGCCATCCCAGTCATGGCGCCGGGACACGGCGTTATCAAGGAGATATACGTGAAGGACGGTGACACCGTCAAAGCTGGACAGAAGCTGTTCAGATTAGACGTCACTGGGGAAGCTCCCAAGACGACTGAAGCGCCCAAATCGGAACCGGAGCCACCTAAAGCGGCCGCGCCTCCCCCGCCACCGCCCCCGGCTGAAACCAAGGCCCCACCTCCACCTCCCCCTCAAACATCCGCTCCTCCGCCCCCACCACCCCCTAAACCGTCCACTCCCCCGCCGGCAGCCCCTATCTCCTCGATCCCCGTCGCGGCCATCCGCCACGCCCAGTCGATCGAAACGGCGACAGTCAAAGTGCCCCCTCCGGATTACAGCAAGGAAATCGCGGGCACTCGCACCGAGCAGCGCGTCAAAATGAACCGCATGCGCCAGCGCATCGCGCAGCGGCTGAAGGACGCGCAGAACACCAACGCCATGCTGACGACCTTCAACGAAATCGACATGTCTAACATCATGGCGTTCAGGAAGAAGTTCCTGGACGCGTTCACCAAGAAACATGGCGTCAAACTCGGCTTAATGTCGCCGTTCGTGAAAGCAGCCGCCAATGCGCTGGTCGACCAGCCCGTTGTCAACGCTGTCATCCAAGAAAACGAAATCATATACCGCGATTACGTCGACATCTCTGTCGCTGTAGCCACCCCTAAAGGTCTCGTGGTACCCGTCATCAGGAACGTGCAAGATATGACGTACGCCGATATAGAGTTGACAGTCGCCGGTTTGGCGGAAAAAGCCAAAGCGGGTAAATTAACGATCGAAGAAATGGACGGCGGCACTTTCACGATCAGCAATGGCGGAGTATTCGGCTCTTTGATGGGCACTCCTATTATCAACCCACCTCAGTCCGCCATTTTGGGTATGCATGGCATATTCGAGCGGCCAATCGCGTTGAACGGACAAGTTGTTATTAGACCAATGATGTACATCGCGCTGACTTACGACCATAGACTAATTGACGGCCGTGAGGCGGTCATGTTCCTTAGAAAAATCAAGGAGGGAGTCGAGGAACCGGCGACGATTATAGCCggattgtaa